One segment of Paenibacillus rhizovicinus DNA contains the following:
- a CDS encoding sugar phosphate isomerase/epimerase family protein: protein MTMSRPKLGLIGIVNEEAKQDFWGTMQRVADIGYAGVEGGGALLDGDAKANVARFREMGLEVATHSVSKEQLRDPKALDQVIQEAHLLQTKDVTFWWDVVDTREQLLRDAELYNAAGARLKAEGLRFCYHNHAHEFQNVFNGVYSLDILAEHTDPANLYFRLDVAWITLGGADPAHILRKMAGRVPAIHLKDVYGTDEVGKWTAVGTGVVNIKASIEAATEIGVEWMTVEQDQLRNLTGLETATVSYLNLKEQGLL from the coding sequence ATGACGATGTCGAGACCGAAATTAGGTTTGATTGGAATCGTTAACGAGGAAGCGAAGCAGGATTTCTGGGGGACGATGCAGCGCGTTGCCGATATTGGCTATGCGGGCGTCGAAGGCGGAGGCGCGCTGCTTGACGGCGATGCCAAGGCCAATGTAGCGCGGTTCCGCGAGATGGGACTCGAAGTCGCGACGCACAGCGTCAGCAAGGAACAGCTGCGCGACCCGAAGGCGCTCGATCAAGTGATTCAAGAGGCGCATCTCTTGCAAACGAAGGATGTCACCTTCTGGTGGGACGTGGTCGACACGCGGGAGCAGCTGCTGCGCGATGCGGAATTGTATAATGCCGCAGGCGCCAGATTGAAGGCGGAAGGTCTGAGATTCTGCTACCACAACCACGCGCATGAGTTCCAGAACGTATTCAACGGCGTGTATTCTTTGGATATTCTAGCCGAGCATACCGATCCCGCGAACCTCTATTTCCGTCTGGACGTCGCTTGGATCACGCTCGGCGGTGCCGACCCGGCACATATCCTGCGCAAGATGGCGGGGCGCGTACCGGCTATTCACTTGAAGGATGTCTACGGAACCGATGAGGTGGGCAAGTGGACAGCGGTCGGTACGGGCGTGGTGAACATCAAGGCATCCATTGAAGCGGCCACGGAAATCGGCGTGGAATGGATGACGGTCGAGCAGGACCAGCTTCGGAATCTTACGGGGCTCGAGACGGCGACGGTCAGCTATCTGAACTTGAAGGAGCAGGGCTTGCTCTAA
- a CDS encoding copper homeostasis protein CutC: MLLEVIALTPEDARAAAEHGADRIEFVSVIEEGGLTPSLALIEETAAACSLPIHVMIRPHSKSFMYAEADMEQMIRDMGSLRKAGANAFVLGALTPERTVDEEKLKRLLDAADGLPVTFHRAFDEARHLEEAFETLTRYPQVRTILTSGGKPSVLDAADEIARLVSLSRGTGIEIMAGSGLTPASAAGFASATGVRSVHFGSGVRVNGSQTAPIDPVRLSAVRAALDGV, translated from the coding sequence ATGTTGCTTGAAGTTATCGCTTTGACGCCCGAAGATGCCCGGGCTGCGGCTGAACACGGCGCCGACCGGATTGAGTTCGTCTCGGTGATCGAGGAAGGCGGGCTTACGCCTTCGCTGGCCTTGATTGAAGAAACGGCAGCGGCGTGCAGCCTTCCCATTCATGTGATGATTCGTCCGCATAGCAAGTCGTTCATGTATGCGGAGGCGGACATGGAGCAGATGATCCGCGACATGGGTTCGCTTCGGAAGGCTGGCGCGAACGCATTCGTGCTGGGCGCGCTGACGCCCGAGCGGACCGTCGACGAGGAGAAGCTGAAGCGGCTGCTCGATGCGGCGGACGGTCTGCCCGTCACCTTCCACCGGGCATTCGACGAAGCCCGTCATCTGGAAGAAGCGTTCGAGACGCTGACGCGCTATCCGCAGGTCCGTACGATTCTGACATCGGGCGGCAAGCCGAGCGTACTGGATGCGGCGGACGAGATCGCCAGGCTGGTAAGCCTGAGCCGCGGGACGGGGATTGAAATCATGGCGGGAAGCGGCCTTACCCCGGCATCGGCGGCCGGCTTCGCGAGCGCGACGGGCGTTCGTTCCGTGCATTTCGGCTCGGGGGTTCGCGTGAACGGTTCGCAGACGGCTCCGATCGATCCTGTTCGGCTGTCGGCCGTGCGGGCAGCGCTGGATGGGGTTTAA
- a CDS encoding Gfo/Idh/MocA family protein: MNTPLYRIAFIGCGRRAHEHAAGVKADGRCEVVALSDLSTESSERLNAEFGFTGNIYTDHKEMLAKEKPDVVLICLWTPLHLPVFRDCAEAGVKAVLCEKPMSATWGECQEMGRIAEANGCQLTFSLQRRFAKGNQTVRRLIKEGKIGQVVRMDLYSPPNLLDCGIHTFDQAISYMDETPAKWVLGAVDTTETYNWFNVPSECGASGRIVFANGVQANLVSGEMDTWDPAAGDATKTWAGVRVHGTEGFIEVMWDGQIIRGVNYKDPSWTPEMELSSMTDQMEGYVRHAIDCLGTGEEPEVSHAKALRASEIIFAVYESVRRNARVELPLADVTDSPFITMLENGQFAK; encoded by the coding sequence GTGAATACGCCATTATATCGAATCGCTTTTATCGGCTGCGGCCGCCGCGCGCATGAGCATGCGGCAGGGGTGAAGGCCGACGGCAGGTGCGAGGTCGTCGCCTTGTCCGATCTTTCGACCGAATCGTCCGAAAGGCTGAATGCCGAGTTCGGCTTTACGGGGAACATCTACACGGACCATAAGGAAATGCTGGCGAAGGAGAAGCCGGACGTCGTGCTGATCTGTCTGTGGACGCCGCTGCATTTGCCGGTATTCCGCGACTGCGCGGAAGCAGGGGTCAAGGCCGTGCTGTGCGAGAAGCCGATGTCGGCAACCTGGGGCGAATGCCAGGAGATGGGCCGGATTGCGGAAGCGAACGGCTGCCAGCTGACCTTCTCGCTTCAGCGCCGTTTTGCCAAAGGGAATCAAACCGTACGCCGCCTTATTAAGGAAGGAAAAATCGGACAGGTGGTCCGGATGGACCTGTATTCGCCGCCGAACCTGCTGGATTGCGGCATTCATACCTTCGACCAGGCGATCAGTTACATGGATGAAACGCCGGCGAAATGGGTGCTTGGAGCGGTGGATACGACCGAAACGTATAACTGGTTCAATGTTCCGTCCGAGTGCGGCGCCTCCGGGCGAATCGTATTCGCCAACGGCGTGCAAGCCAATCTCGTCTCGGGCGAAATGGATACATGGGACCCGGCTGCGGGGGATGCAACGAAGACCTGGGCCGGCGTTCGCGTGCACGGCACCGAGGGCTTCATCGAGGTCATGTGGGACGGGCAGATCATCAGAGGCGTGAATTATAAGGATCCGTCCTGGACGCCGGAGATGGAATTGTCCTCGATGACCGATCAGATGGAAGGCTATGTCCGCCATGCCATCGATTGCTTAGGGACAGGCGAAGAGCCTGAAGTGTCGCATGCCAAAGCGCTTCGCGCTTCGGAAATTATCTTCGCCGTGTATGAGTCGGTGCGCCGGAACGCGCGCGTGGAGCTGCCGCTTGCGGACGTAACGGACAGTCCGTTTATTACGATGCTGGAGAATGGCCAATTCGCCAAATAG